atctttctctttttctattttgtgtatctttgattctaacatGTTTATCATATTTTCCCATGACACAAGCCTTTGAATCAATTAGCTAAtcataaatttcataaaaataaaaagtaatcaTCACGATGAAActaaataaaaagacataatcCAAAACAAGAAGTTCTTGTTTTATTAACAAACCTTAAATGACAAGAAACAAGCTTACATTTGTTTCATATTACACATCTATGAACAATTGCCAGCAATTACACATCATAAAGTCATCAATATATTGTCCCTTCAaatctatatatctatatattacaCCTTTTCACCATTTCCCACAATTTTTTGCCCtgtatttttctttctatttcaaCCCCCACATGATTATTTAGTGCTAGTTTGCAAATAACATTATTAAGAAAAGAAATGGCCAATTAAGATTTCTTTCACCCTAACTAGCTCAAAGCCAATATTGATCAAGAAAAATTCTTATAGGAAAACTTTAGTTATATAACCATAGCCAATCAAAAATCCAAAATACAATTATTTCAATGTATTTTTCATTTTGCTTGATTAATTGGATATATGTGTTCAAATAAGAATGATTCATTGATCAAAACTAACTTTACTTGCAACCATTTGAAGCAAACCCAATCTTACCACTACCAACATCATAAACAACCTCTAGGGTTCTTTGTTGCACATTCCCAAAGATAGTAATATCACTATCATCTCCATTCGGTGCAAACGCCAAACAAACTTGCTTCAAACTCACCACGTAAAGTATCCCTGGCGCGGCGATTTCCACGGTGACACCACTGCCGAGGAAAAAACTAATCGTCGGAATAGACACAGTCGTGGTCCCGCTAAGATCATAACATGTGTCTAAAATTGAAACCCCTGATGCAGTTGGATACTTCGTCATACCTTTCTTGAAAGAATCACGGAGGCTGGCATAAGCGGTCGGTGGCAATCGTGTAATGACGGTACCAGAGTCAATGATGGCTCCACCGGAGGAGAAAATAGAGGAAGAGATGGGAAGTTTGGTACCACCAACACTAATTCCGGAAATGTCAAGTCCGTAGAAGGAATCACCTTGGGAGACAGTTGAAAAGGGAGTGTATTTAACATAACGATTACTTGTGGCGCCAAATGTGAGGTGGCCGACTCCACTAGAAGTGGAAGGAAGACAATAGGAGAAAGTTTTGTGGTATTTTTGAGAGGTTTGTTGGACGAAAGAGATTGGATGACGACCAAGGCCTAATAGGCCGGCAGAGCCACCGAATAAGCCTTGGTTGTTTTGGCCACAACCGAATAAGAAACCATCAATGACATCCGTTGGTGTTACCGTTAGCCGTTCACGGCTGAAGTATCCAACAGAGAAAGATTGGTCGCCATATTGAATTCCATATATACATGATTTTGTTAATGTAGCACAGCCTGGATCATTTCCTGCAATAGCaatattttgtaagaaattatttttcatataatataacaaaacaagtaaataaaaacaaaaactgagAAGTTAGTATGTCTTTTTCTTGGTCACGTACGGTACTGTCCTATTAGTTGTCACGAGGACTAATTGATCATAAATTATTTGTCaagaaatattttcttttttattgtaaaaaacaaattgcaacaaaagaatttaatgtattttattCATAATCACGTCTCTATGCATGGTGGACAATAACCAAGACTAGCAACAACAAAAGCTTGCAAGGAAtattaacaaaaagaaaaaacttattttcaaggaaaacaaaataaattgatcataTAAGTTGACACTGATATAGGCAAAAACGATTCTAATAAAATAAAGCTAGCAAGGAAAACTTTTTACTATTGGAGAACAAATTCTTTATTCCTTTCACTCCTAAGCAAAAATGGGCTAAAGAAAGTT
This portion of the Trifolium pratense cultivar HEN17-A07 linkage group LG3, ARS_RC_1.1, whole genome shotgun sequence genome encodes:
- the LOC123918968 gene encoding aspartyl protease family protein At5g10770-like — translated: MAFQISHFLSLFSLFFFCILEKSFAIETTWEQRHHLVQINSLLPSTSCSSSIKGTKRKASLDVVHKHGPCSQLNKAKILPTHSDILDLDKERVNYIHSKVTKNKQIDKKLDSGSANLPVKSGSLIGSGNYFVVVGLGTPKKDLSLIFDTGSDLTWTQCEPCARSCYKQQDPIFDPTKSTSYYNITCTSPDCTQLSSATGNDPGCATLTKSCIYGIQYGDQSFSVGYFSRERLTVTPTDVIDGFLFGCGQNNQGLFGGSAGLLGLGRHPISFVQQTSQKYHKTFSYCLPSTSSGVGHLTFGATSNRYVKYTPFSTVSQGDSFYGLDISGISVGGTKLPISSSIFSSGGAIIDSGTVITRLPPTAYASLRDSFKKGMTKYPTASGVSILDTCYDLSGTTTVSIPTISFFLGSGVTVEIAAPGILYVVSLKQVCLAFAPNGDDSDITIFGNVQQRTLEVVYDVGSGKIGFASNGCK